A region from the Desulfitobacterium dehalogenans ATCC 51507 genome encodes:
- a CDS encoding DUF2974 domain-containing protein, protein MQNIFDYLDWRGDLSFAQDGFNEVDNLIFSVLAYLEFDGILPSEDSRDSISLTEAGEQYFKGLVHQKLRNSINPFFREIPKLLIKASLTTRFKEVQLSSYVNLVDHEICNQFSATVFSINQEEHFIAFRGTDDTLAGWKEDFQMSFRDEVKAQRDAISYVGKIVGKYSGKLYLGGHSKGGNLAVYAAAAMEREVQDRIIGVYNNDGPGFLTHVLEQEGYQRLLDRIHTFVPKSSVVGMLLEHGEEYITVNSNGLSVMQHNAFFWEVRGAHFVYEKGLTKGSKNFNRTVRLWLNQLSMEQRAEFVDALFDILQATGAMTVSDLSQKKLSLANDMIKSYKTLDPLTKSHLKKTLKVFFDKTQKVWISSFEADVASLLARTPNKKKRSTVEIHNSIQDKKDRR, encoded by the coding sequence ATGCAAAACATATTTGATTATCTCGATTGGCGAGGGGATTTAAGCTTTGCTCAGGATGGATTTAATGAAGTGGATAATTTAATCTTTTCAGTCTTAGCTTACCTTGAATTCGATGGTATTCTCCCATCAGAGGATTCAAGGGATTCAATATCCTTGACTGAGGCAGGGGAACAGTACTTCAAAGGACTTGTCCATCAGAAGCTCCGGAATAGTATCAACCCTTTCTTTCGGGAGATACCCAAACTATTGATTAAAGCCTCACTGACGACTCGCTTCAAAGAAGTTCAGTTATCCAGCTATGTGAATCTGGTGGATCATGAGATTTGCAACCAATTTTCCGCGACGGTCTTTTCCATCAATCAAGAGGAGCACTTTATTGCCTTTCGCGGTACAGACGATACCCTAGCCGGATGGAAAGAGGATTTTCAGATGAGTTTTAGGGATGAAGTCAAGGCCCAAAGGGATGCAATTTCCTATGTGGGAAAAATCGTAGGGAAATATTCGGGCAAGCTCTATTTAGGTGGCCATTCCAAAGGCGGAAATCTGGCGGTCTATGCTGCAGCGGCCATGGAACGTGAGGTTCAGGATCGAATCATTGGAGTGTATAACAATGATGGCCCAGGTTTTTTGACTCATGTCCTTGAACAGGAAGGATATCAGAGGCTCCTCGACCGGATTCACACCTTTGTTCCTAAATCCTCCGTGGTAGGGATGCTCCTTGAGCATGGGGAAGAGTACATTACGGTCAACAGCAATGGCTTGAGCGTTATGCAGCATAATGCTTTCTTTTGGGAGGTAAGAGGCGCCCATTTCGTCTATGAAAAAGGTTTAACCAAAGGGAGCAAGAATTTTAACAGGACTGTAAGGCTTTGGCTTAATCAATTGTCCATGGAGCAGAGAGCGGAATTCGTAGACGCTTTATTTGATATTCTTCAGGCCACCGGGGCTATGACGGTCAGCGATCTGTCCCAGAAAAAGCTATCCTTGGCTAACGATATGATTAAGAGCTATAAAACCTTAGATCCCTTGACCAAATCTCATTTAAAGAAGACCCTCAAAGTTTTCTTTGATAAAACGCAAAAGGTATGGATTTCATCCTTTGAAGCCGATGTGGCCTCTCTGTTAGCACGGACACCTAATAAAAAGAAAAGAAGTACTGTTGAAATACACAATTCAATTCAAGACAAAAAGGACAGAAGATAA
- a CDS encoding YkvA family protein has translation MQIGQNLKDKIMTKFRHYQEDAKKTLQNIDLTQDKLNAVFTKAEKLNINTAPIHKVYQDILLLIQIVKAYISKEYQDIPAGSIVAIFAALIYFLSPIDILFDYIPGVGYVDDMFVLGLVLKQVDSDLQRFRLWKQSGDPIESAPEN, from the coding sequence ATGCAGATTGGACAAAATCTTAAAGATAAGATTATGACAAAATTTAGACATTACCAAGAAGACGCCAAAAAGACCCTCCAAAATATCGACCTCACCCAAGATAAACTGAACGCTGTCTTTACTAAAGCAGAAAAACTAAACATTAACACGGCACCTATCCATAAGGTCTACCAGGATATCCTGTTATTGATTCAAATCGTCAAAGCCTATATCAGCAAAGAATATCAAGACATCCCCGCCGGATCCATTGTCGCTATCTTTGCCGCCTTGATTTATTTTTTATCCCCTATTGATATTCTTTTTGACTATATTCCAGGAGTTGGTTATGTGGACGATATGTTTGTCCTCGGTTTAGTCTTAAAGCAAGTAGACTCTGACCTGCAAAGGTTTCGCCTGTGGAAGCAAAGCGGAGATCCCATAGAATCCGCTCCGGAAAATTGA
- a CDS encoding sulfite reductase subunit beta, whose protein sequence is MSTIPEQAALLKGKGFLLNKDGEHFSCRVVIPGGKMNAQQSKRVSEICEHYGKGYFYLTQRQNIEIPGILLDNLDGVSLALAEVGLSIGSTGPRPRPITTCKGAICKFSLFDTEAYTSQLDEKIYKGYYDVTLPGKLRIITSGCFNNCSMPHVGCIGIIGKKKDQVAISLGGMAARKQSLGREIQGLYTLDEATGIIEKAIQYYKEHGNKGERFAQMIERIGFETVEKALIG, encoded by the coding sequence ATGTCCACAATTCCAGAACAGGCTGCCCTTTTAAAGGGTAAGGGGTTCCTTCTCAATAAAGATGGGGAGCATTTTTCCTGTAGGGTGGTCATTCCTGGAGGGAAAATGAATGCCCAACAATCCAAAAGAGTAAGCGAAATCTGTGAACACTATGGAAAAGGGTATTTCTACCTCACCCAAAGGCAAAATATCGAGATCCCTGGTATTCTATTAGATAACCTGGATGGGGTATCTCTAGCTCTCGCTGAAGTCGGTTTAAGCATCGGCTCTACAGGACCCAGACCAAGGCCCATAACCACCTGTAAAGGGGCTATATGCAAATTTAGCCTTTTTGACACTGAAGCTTACACCAGCCAACTTGATGAAAAGATTTATAAAGGGTATTATGACGTGACCCTGCCCGGTAAACTCAGAATCATCACCAGCGGCTGTTTTAATAACTGTTCCATGCCTCATGTGGGCTGCATCGGCATCATCGGTAAGAAAAAAGACCAAGTCGCCATCAGTCTTGGAGGGATGGCCGCTCGTAAACAATCCTTAGGTCGAGAAATCCAAGGTCTTTATACTTTAGATGAAGCTACCGGGATCATTGAAAAAGCGATTCAATATTATAAGGAACATGGCAATAAAGGTGAACGCTTTGCTCAAATGATTGAACGTATTGGCTTTGAAACTGTAGAGAAGGCTTTAATTGGCTAA
- a CDS encoding diacylglycerol/lipid kinase family protein yields the protein MNNNPWFAVVNPASANGQTRRIWPKIYKSLLDQGINLEFAYTTGPGDATTLTRQALQNYAQILSVGGDGTLNEVVNGFFADQKLINPEASLAVLSHGTGGDFQRTLNQKRGLPSLLEVLQREKIIPIDCGLVQYEDASGQLYTRYFLNAADVGLGGVAVSRINQRSKFLGGKLSFLLGGILTILTYENKNMKCVIDGKVVVNGPTNSIWIGNGRFVGGGMMIAPHAELDDGLFNIIVLGDLPIFKVLRHLPKIYQGHHLEVPGVTVYRGKEISIISNPSAYLELDGEHLGFTPVHFSLIPQGIRLWT from the coding sequence ATGAATAATAACCCATGGTTTGCTGTCGTCAACCCAGCATCGGCTAACGGACAAACTCGAAGAATCTGGCCCAAAATTTATAAGAGCCTTCTTGATCAGGGGATTAATCTTGAATTTGCATACACCACGGGACCAGGGGATGCCACCACTCTTACTCGGCAGGCCTTACAAAATTACGCGCAAATTCTCTCTGTCGGTGGCGATGGTACTCTTAACGAGGTTGTAAATGGATTTTTTGCCGATCAAAAGCTTATTAATCCTGAAGCAAGCCTTGCTGTTCTCTCCCATGGAACTGGGGGAGATTTTCAGCGCACCCTCAATCAAAAACGAGGGCTCCCATCCCTACTGGAAGTTCTTCAGCGGGAAAAAATCATCCCTATTGATTGTGGACTCGTTCAATATGAAGATGCCTCCGGTCAATTATACACTCGTTATTTTCTCAATGCAGCGGATGTGGGTTTGGGAGGAGTGGCGGTCAGCCGAATCAATCAGCGCAGCAAATTCCTCGGCGGCAAACTCTCCTTCCTCCTCGGTGGTATCCTGACCATCTTGACCTACGAAAATAAAAATATGAAATGTGTCATCGATGGAAAAGTCGTGGTCAATGGTCCAACCAATAGTATCTGGATTGGCAATGGGCGCTTTGTCGGAGGAGGGATGATGATTGCCCCTCATGCTGAGCTTGATGATGGCCTTTTCAATATTATTGTTCTCGGCGACCTCCCTATATTCAAAGTCTTGCGTCATTTGCCCAAAATTTATCAAGGTCACCATCTTGAGGTGCCGGGTGTTACAGTCTATCGCGGTAAAGAAATCTCCATTATTTCTAACCCTTCAGCTTACTTGGAGCTGGATGGGGAACACCTGGGATTTACACCCGTCCATTTTTCGTTGATCCCACAGGGGATTCGATTATGGACCTAA
- a CDS encoding universal stress protein, with product MTKILVPVDGSPNSDKAIRYALTLARCEDDLLIFLNVQPNYNTPNIKRFATQEQIKTMQEEASKEVLDHSLEIAKDSIASIHTLLRTGDPGREICKEAQKSAVDSIVMGYRGLGAVKRAILGSVATHVLHETSCPVTIVP from the coding sequence ATGACAAAAATCCTGGTACCTGTAGACGGTTCTCCGAATTCTGACAAAGCCATTCGCTATGCTCTTACTCTGGCACGTTGCGAGGACGATCTTCTTATCTTTTTAAATGTTCAGCCCAATTATAACACACCCAATATAAAACGCTTTGCCACCCAAGAACAGATTAAGACTATGCAAGAAGAAGCCAGCAAAGAAGTTCTCGATCACTCTCTGGAAATCGCTAAAGATTCCATCGCATCCATCCATACGCTTCTGCGCACAGGTGACCCTGGAAGAGAAATCTGTAAAGAGGCTCAAAAAAGTGCCGTAGACAGCATTGTTATGGGATACCGAGGACTTGGTGCCGTTAAACGAGCAATCCTGGGTAGTGTAGCAACTCATGTTCTTCATGAAACAAGCTGCCCTGTTACCATAGTTCCTTAG
- a CDS encoding 2-oxo acid dehydrogenase subunit E2 yields MGRSDGRLLKSLSPFVRIIPHIMTRRSDAQNFYKQVVVVDKIDQYIKEKKAQGIELNYLHLFIGVYVRVLAQRPQLNRFVMNNRIYARHDILISMAIKRYLKDEGEETTVKFFFTGLESIEEIVEIVDRTIKESCAAGTVNDVDTIARGIMSLPNGLVKLLVGTLKEMDRLNLLPRKIIEASPFHTSLFFTYLKSINLDFIYHHLYDFGTTGIFVALGKVKKLPVVEGEQVVVKKCCEIGYALDERICDGLYYSNSFKLVKKYLTNPYLLDERLEKVEEDVH; encoded by the coding sequence ATGGGCCGAAGTGATGGGAGGCTTCTTAAGTCTCTAAGCCCTTTTGTAAGGATTATTCCCCATATAATGACCAGACGAAGCGATGCACAAAATTTTTATAAGCAAGTCGTTGTTGTGGATAAAATAGACCAATATATTAAAGAAAAGAAAGCTCAAGGAATTGAGCTCAATTACTTGCATCTATTCATTGGGGTCTATGTGCGTGTTCTTGCCCAACGCCCACAGTTGAATCGCTTTGTCATGAACAATAGAATCTATGCTCGACATGATATCCTTATTTCCATGGCTATTAAGCGTTATTTAAAAGATGAAGGCGAAGAAACAACGGTAAAATTCTTCTTTACAGGCCTGGAAAGCATCGAAGAAATTGTCGAGATAGTGGATCGAACCATAAAGGAAAGTTGTGCAGCAGGAACCGTCAATGATGTGGATACCATCGCACGTGGCATTATGTCCTTGCCTAATGGCCTGGTGAAGCTTCTAGTAGGGACGCTGAAGGAGATGGATCGGCTTAATCTATTGCCCAGAAAAATTATTGAAGCCAGTCCTTTTCACACCTCGCTTTTTTTTACCTATCTCAAATCGATTAATCTGGATTTTATTTATCATCATCTCTACGATTTTGGTACTACAGGGATTTTTGTTGCCTTAGGGAAGGTCAAAAAACTACCCGTAGTTGAGGGGGAGCAGGTAGTGGTTAAAAAGTGCTGTGAGATCGGCTATGCCTTAGACGAACGCATCTGTGACGGACTCTACTACTCCAATTCCTTTAAATTAGTCAAGAAATACCTAACCAATCCTTATCTCCTTGACGAAAGGCTGGAGAAGGTGGAAGAAGATGTTCACTAG
- a CDS encoding TOBE domain-containing protein produces MQLSARNQLKGKITGIKNGPVSTEVVLDINGQSITASITSNSAESLGLNVGDDAIAIIKASSVMIGLE; encoded by the coding sequence ATGCAATTATCAGCTAGAAATCAGTTAAAAGGTAAAATTACTGGAATCAAAAACGGTCCCGTGTCAACTGAAGTAGTTTTAGATATTAACGGACAGTCAATCACGGCAAGTATAACTTCGAATTCAGCAGAGTCCTTGGGATTAAATGTAGGCGATGATGCAATTGCAATTATCAAAGCAAGTTCAGTCATGATTGGTCTTGAATAA
- a CDS encoding undecaprenyl-diphosphate phosphatase yields the protein MAIVEIFKAILLGIVEGITEWLPISSTGHMILVDEFIKLNMSKAFMEMFFVVIQLGAIMAVVLLYWKKLNPFTFDRGVSIKQETIEMWFKIIVACIPAGVIGILWDDVFNALFYNYQTVAVMLILFGVLFIVIENYNKGKRPRVNQLSQITYTTAFMIGIFQLIAAIFPGTSRSGATIVGGLLLGVSRTVAAEFTFFLAIPVMFGASALKLLKFGFSFTGPELMILLIGMVVAFIVSVISIKFLMGYIKKNDFKVFGWYRIILGVIVLLYFSARTIIG from the coding sequence ATGGCAATTGTAGAGATTTTTAAAGCGATTTTACTGGGTATTGTAGAGGGAATTACAGAATGGCTGCCCATCAGTAGCACAGGGCATATGATATTGGTGGATGAATTTATTAAGCTGAATATGTCTAAGGCATTTATGGAAATGTTTTTTGTGGTCATTCAGTTGGGAGCGATTATGGCTGTTGTACTGTTGTATTGGAAGAAGCTTAATCCCTTTACTTTCGATAGAGGGGTTTCCATTAAGCAAGAGACCATAGAAATGTGGTTTAAAATCATCGTGGCTTGTATTCCGGCAGGAGTCATCGGTATATTGTGGGATGATGTATTTAACGCTCTTTTTTATAACTATCAAACCGTCGCTGTTATGCTGATTTTATTTGGAGTTCTCTTTATTGTCATTGAAAATTACAATAAGGGAAAGAGGCCTCGTGTTAATCAGTTATCACAAATTACTTACACGACAGCTTTCATGATCGGAATCTTTCAATTGATTGCCGCCATATTCCCTGGAACTTCCCGTTCTGGAGCGACGATTGTGGGAGGCCTTTTGCTGGGAGTTTCCCGAACCGTAGCGGCTGAATTCACTTTTTTCCTCGCTATTCCCGTCATGTTTGGGGCCAGTGCACTTAAGCTCTTGAAGTTTGGCTTTAGCTTTACAGGTCCGGAGTTGATGATCTTATTAATAGGAATGGTAGTCGCCTTCATAGTATCTGTAATTTCCATTAAATTTTTAATGGGATATATTAAAAAGAATGATTTTAAGGTCTTTGGCTGGTACCGCATCATATTAGGTGTGATTGTGCTCTTGTATTTCTCGGCTAGGACTATTATAGGCTAG
- a CDS encoding LemA family protein: MKKWLIPVGIILILAMILGSGYNNLVTLSETVDSSWSQVENQLQRRADLIPNLVNTVKGYAEHESEVFTDIADARSRLIGAGSVGEAAEADAALSSALSRLLAISESYPQLKADANFRALQDELAGTENRITTARMDYNNVVQSYNTKIKHLPTNLYAGILGFDEREYFKADADAHEAPTVDFSK, translated from the coding sequence ATGAAAAAATGGCTGATTCCCGTAGGAATAATCCTTATTCTGGCTATGATCCTTGGGTCTGGTTATAATAATTTAGTTACTCTTTCTGAGACTGTGGACAGCAGTTGGAGCCAGGTAGAAAACCAGCTTCAGCGCAGAGCGGATCTCATTCCCAACTTGGTTAATACCGTTAAGGGATATGCCGAACATGAAAGTGAAGTGTTTACGGATATAGCCGATGCCAGATCCCGATTGATCGGAGCAGGCAGTGTGGGAGAGGCCGCTGAGGCGGATGCAGCGCTTAGCAGTGCTTTGAGCCGATTATTGGCTATCTCTGAAAGCTATCCCCAGTTAAAGGCTGATGCTAATTTCCGGGCATTACAGGACGAACTGGCAGGGACGGAAAACCGCATCACTACAGCTCGGATGGACTATAATAATGTGGTTCAATCTTATAATACAAAGATAAAACATTTGCCTACCAATCTTTATGCGGGAATTCTTGGTTTTGACGAGCGAGAGTATTTTAAGGCTGACGCGGATGCCCATGAAGCCCCGACTGTGGATTTTTCCAAGTAA
- a CDS encoding TPM domain-containing protein has protein sequence MKRKLLLAGLVLFFFTIVSPLQAATPSIPQPTRDFFVLDEANVLDTSTERTIVQNSAALEQKTKAQIVVVTVNDLKGYEPEEYALTILREWGIGDKRLNNGLLILVSPNERVSRIEVGYGLEGALPDAKTGRIQDEYMFPYFQENDYNQGILNGYRAFVQEVAEEYQVAIDIDSPQALYASSDYSNETDTMGSLPLGVKILAFFGIACLFYIDHRYFNGFIFGMIIGMLMRGGRGGGGGGGFGGGGFGGGGGSGGGGGSTRRW, from the coding sequence ATGAAGAGGAAACTCCTGCTTGCCGGATTGGTACTGTTCTTCTTTACGATAGTTTCTCCTTTGCAGGCGGCTACCCCTTCGATCCCGCAGCCCACCCGTGATTTTTTTGTGCTGGATGAAGCTAATGTTCTCGATACAAGCACCGAGCGGACTATTGTTCAAAACTCGGCAGCTTTAGAACAAAAGACCAAAGCCCAGATCGTGGTGGTTACGGTCAACGATCTGAAAGGGTATGAGCCGGAGGAATACGCCCTAACCATCTTAAGAGAATGGGGGATCGGTGATAAAAGGCTAAACAATGGCTTACTGATTCTAGTGTCCCCTAATGAACGAGTTTCACGAATTGAGGTTGGGTATGGATTGGAAGGCGCTCTGCCTGATGCAAAGACCGGTCGAATCCAAGATGAATACATGTTCCCATATTTCCAGGAGAACGATTATAATCAAGGCATCTTGAATGGGTATCGGGCTTTTGTTCAGGAAGTCGCGGAGGAGTATCAAGTGGCGATAGATATTGATTCTCCCCAAGCCTTGTACGCCTCGTCCGATTATAGTAACGAAACAGATACTATGGGTTCCTTACCCCTTGGGGTCAAAATCCTAGCCTTTTTCGGCATCGCCTGCCTATTTTATATTGATCACCGTTATTTTAATGGCTTTATCTTCGGCATGATTATTGGTATGCTCATGAGAGGTGGCCGTGGTGGCGGCGGAGGCGGAGGCTTCGGTGGAGGAGGTTTCGGCGGCGGTGGAGGTTCCGGCGGAGGCGGAGGTAGTACGCGACGTTGGTAA
- a CDS encoding thiamine-binding protein — protein sequence MINASVAIQVLPAVEGQEVIRVVDKVIEYIKSSGLNVYVGPFETTIEGEYDQLMEIVKRCQMICIEEGAPSVMSYVKISYKPEGGIWTIDEKVTKHHQ from the coding sequence ATGATTAATGCAAGTGTAGCTATTCAAGTATTACCGGCTGTGGAAGGACAAGAAGTGATTCGTGTGGTGGATAAGGTCATTGAATACATAAAATCCTCCGGTCTCAATGTCTATGTGGGCCCTTTTGAGACTACCATCGAGGGGGAGTATGACCAACTTATGGAGATAGTCAAACGCTGCCAGATGATCTGCATTGAGGAGGGGGCACCCAGTGTTATGTCCTATGTAAAAATTAGCTATAAGCCGGAAGGCGGGATTTGGACCATTGATGAAAAGGTTACAAAACATCACCAATAA
- a CDS encoding ABC transporter permease yields the protein MMKRLQNITNKLYPMAVLLLLLILWYLVTFFEVVPKFMLPSPGDVIHALVGSFPELMKHTQVTLTEAFVGLALSILLAFWIALLMDRFDALYKAFHPILVITQTIPTVAIAPLLVLWLGYDMAPKITLIVLTCFFPMTIALLGGFKSSDQDAMNLMRAMGAKKWQIYRYIKLPNALPGFFSGLRISVSYSIVGAVIAEWLGGNSGLGVYMTRVRKSYSFDKMFAVIFLIIILSLVLMKCVELLERKAMPWAQIGEQQNEG from the coding sequence TTGATGAAAAGGTTACAAAACATCACCAATAAGCTTTATCCAATGGCAGTACTTCTGCTTTTGCTCATCCTTTGGTACCTGGTGACCTTTTTTGAGGTAGTGCCCAAATTCATGCTTCCGTCTCCTGGGGATGTAATCCATGCCTTAGTGGGTTCTTTTCCTGAGCTAATGAAGCACACTCAGGTCACTTTGACAGAAGCTTTCGTGGGATTAGCCCTCAGTATTCTTTTAGCTTTTTGGATTGCGCTTTTAATGGATCGTTTCGATGCACTCTATAAGGCGTTCCATCCCATCTTGGTAATCACTCAGACCATCCCCACGGTGGCCATAGCCCCTTTGTTGGTGTTGTGGCTGGGCTACGATATGGCACCAAAGATTACTCTTATTGTTTTGACCTGTTTTTTTCCTATGACCATTGCTCTTTTAGGAGGATTTAAATCATCGGACCAAGACGCTATGAATCTTATGCGAGCTATGGGAGCTAAAAAGTGGCAAATCTACCGGTATATTAAGCTGCCCAATGCCCTGCCCGGTTTTTTTTCGGGACTACGCATCTCGGTGTCCTATTCTATCGTCGGTGCAGTTATCGCCGAATGGCTGGGAGGAAACAGTGGCCTTGGAGTATATATGACCCGGGTCAGAAAATCCTATTCCTTTGATAAAATGTTTGCAGTAATTTTTTTGATCATCATATTAAGCTTAGTGCTTATGAAATGTGTGGAGCTCTTGGAACGAAAAGCAATGCCCTGGGCACAGATCGGTGAACAGCAGAATGAAGGGTAA
- a CDS encoding ABC transporter substrate-binding protein, translated as MKKRFFAIVMSVFMVLGIAGCSAQNTGNGGNGQQGVQENKKITFVLDWTPNTNHTGVYVAKELGYFQEAGFEVDIVQPPEGGALPLVAAGKAEFCVTFQEELAAALTSDSPLDMVAVGTILQHNTSGIISLKEDNITSPKEMENKVYATWDSPVEKAIIKQVIEKDGGNYDAIKMIPNTVTDVISALKTDVDAVWVYYGWDGIATEVKGLDTNYFAFKDIDPVLDYYTPVIAASPKYLEENEDTAKNFLAAVAKGYEYTIAHPEEAAEILVKHAPELDLDLITASQKYLAKEYKAEVEQWGFIDQARWDNFYTWMADNQLISKRIEAGQGFTNAYLPK; from the coding sequence ATGAAGAAACGATTCTTTGCAATAGTTATGAGTGTTTTCATGGTTTTAGGTATAGCCGGCTGCAGTGCTCAAAATACTGGTAACGGTGGAAATGGACAGCAAGGTGTACAGGAGAATAAGAAAATCACCTTTGTCCTGGACTGGACGCCGAACACTAATCACACCGGTGTCTATGTGGCTAAAGAATTGGGCTATTTCCAAGAAGCGGGTTTTGAGGTGGATATTGTACAACCGCCTGAAGGAGGAGCATTACCCCTGGTAGCTGCCGGTAAAGCTGAATTTTGCGTAACCTTCCAAGAAGAGCTTGCGGCTGCTCTTACCTCGGACAGTCCGCTGGATATGGTAGCTGTAGGGACTATTTTGCAGCACAATACTTCGGGAATTATCTCTCTTAAAGAAGATAACATCACCAGCCCGAAGGAAATGGAGAACAAGGTCTACGCTACTTGGGATTCTCCTGTGGAAAAGGCTATTATCAAGCAAGTTATCGAAAAAGACGGTGGTAACTATGACGCCATCAAGATGATCCCTAATACAGTAACGGATGTGATTTCTGCCCTGAAAACGGATGTGGATGCCGTCTGGGTATATTATGGATGGGATGGTATAGCTACAGAAGTCAAAGGCCTGGACACCAATTATTTTGCGTTTAAGGATATTGACCCTGTCTTAGATTATTACACCCCGGTTATTGCCGCCAGTCCTAAATATTTAGAAGAAAATGAAGATACAGCTAAAAACTTTTTGGCTGCTGTAGCCAAAGGATATGAATACACTATAGCTCACCCTGAAGAAGCCGCTGAAATTCTTGTCAAGCATGCCCCGGAATTGGATCTGGACCTTATAACTGCCAGCCAAAAGTATTTGGCCAAGGAATATAAAGCTGAAGTTGAGCAGTGGGGCTTCATCGATCAAGCCCGTTGGGATAATTTCTATACTTGGATGGCGGATAATCAATTGATCTCCAAAAGGATTGAGGCAGGACAAGGCTTTACCAATGCCTATCTGCCCAAGTAA
- a CDS encoding ABC transporter ATP-binding protein yields MNKIRLETRNISKGFAGELTIENINIRLGEKELVSLLGVSGIGKSTLFNVIAGVLTPDSGQVLLNAQDITGQAGKVSYMQQKDLMQPHLTVLDNVALPLFIRGIKKSLAREEASSHFKEFGLEGTEKKYPTQLSGGMRQRAALLRTYMFSQDVALFDEPFSALDAITKSAMHRWYLDLMGRINMSSLFITHDIDEAILLSDRIYIMTGPPGIIAHEIVIDIPRPRGEEFRISDAFMGYKRQIIKLLS; encoded by the coding sequence ATGAATAAGATAAGGCTTGAGACGCGAAACATCTCAAAGGGTTTTGCGGGAGAATTAACAATCGAAAATATCAATATCAGACTTGGTGAAAAGGAACTGGTAAGCCTCCTGGGAGTGAGCGGCATTGGTAAAAGCACGCTTTTTAATGTGATTGCCGGTGTCCTTACCCCTGATTCCGGGCAGGTGCTTCTCAACGCTCAGGATATTACAGGGCAGGCCGGTAAAGTAAGCTATATGCAGCAAAAGGATTTGATGCAGCCTCACTTAACCGTGTTGGACAATGTGGCACTGCCTCTCTTTATCCGAGGAATAAAAAAGAGCTTGGCTCGGGAAGAAGCTTCCAGTCATTTCAAAGAGTTCGGATTAGAAGGAACCGAGAAGAAGTACCCTACCCAGCTTTCCGGAGGGATGCGGCAAAGAGCCGCCCTGCTCAGAACCTATATGTTCTCACAGGATGTAGCTCTTTTTGATGAGCCTTTTTCTGCTTTGGATGCCATTACCAAGAGTGCCATGCATCGCTGGTACTTGGACCTCATGGGCCGAATCAATATGTCCTCTTTATTTATTACTCATGATATCGATGAGGCCATCCTACTTTCCGATAGAATATATATTATGACCGGACCTCCAGGGATAATCGCCCATGAGATTGTCATCGATATCCCGCGACCCCGGGGAGAAGAATTCCGAATATCCGATGCCTTTATGGGGTACAAAAGGCAGATCATTAAGTTGTTAAGCTAA